ACGAATTTGCATACTGCCCATTTCTGGCGGATCTAAGCGAATTTCAGCTTCTTTATTATTAATATTTAGTAACGCGCTAACTCGCTCTTGAAGCATCTTTGCAGCATCACTTTTTATGATATTAATCGCTTGCATTACACCAGGGTCAACATTCACTGATTTAGATTGAGTCTGAGTTTGCGCAGTTGTTTGTGTATGCATTGTTTGTACGTCTAGTGCTTGCTCATATTGCTGATGAGCCATCTCATAGGCACCTGGTTGTGTTGTTGCATTTGCTTGAGTCGTTAGCTGGGTAAATAATTGAGCTACACGCACAGTAACAGTTTCCTGTGTACGTTCTGTATTAATTTTTGTATCAAGCTCTGTGGTTACTTCTTCACTAGCAACTACTTTTGTCACATCGGCTGTAATTTGCGCGGTATTATTTTGTTTCGCTTTATTATTTTCAACATTAACTGTTGCTGCGGTTACTGGCATCGCAGTACTGGCTGTTGCAGGGGCATTTATAGCCTCTGTCAGCACAGTTTGAGCTGCAGCCAATTTTTCGTACTGAGCAGTGCCCGGCGTTAACGTTTGCAGCTGAGTGTTCACTTTGTTTAACAATGCTTGCTGCTCATCCTTAGTCAGCGCCGTGATTTGCTTTTCTACACCTGTAGGTAATTTGTTATCGAGAGCCTTATTGTCAGCTAATTTAGCATCTTGTTTTGCCTGGCTTTCTTCAGCAATGTCTTGCTCTACAGCAAGTTGTGATACAGGACTCTGTGCAGCTTGCGTTGTAGGCTTACTACTGTTCACATCAGTCAATAGCAACTTGATTGTTGCCACCTCATCAGCACCGAGCTTATTATCAGCTTTAAGTTGATTTATTTGTTGCTCAAGTTGCTTTTGTTGCTCAGAGGTTAGCGATAAACCTTTAGCGAACTCACTTACAGCCTGCCCATCGCCACTTTGTACTTTGGCCAGCAAGCTAACGATTGACTTATCTGTTACTGGTTTATCTAAAACTGGTTTTTCTGTTACGGCTTGATCAATTTTGGCAGCTGCGTCAGCTGGTTTATCTGCCATTTTTGCCGTGCCAGCTTCAATGTTTTTAGCAATGCTTTGCTCAGCACTGAAATTTGCTGCCGTTTTGTCAGTGTAGCTTTGTGTTTGTTTTGAATTAACTTCAGCTGTTTTTGTATCTACTTGAGCATCGCTATTTAAATCTGCAACCACCTTATTTAAAACAGTTTTACTTGTCTCATTTGCCCCAAGTTCTTTGCCTTCAGATGTTTTTGTAGCGTCTGAATTCACAGCCTGTTTCTGAGCGCTATTTAACAGAGCGTCTACATCAACTGTGGTTTCTTTGTTGTCAGTTGCTTGTGTTGAACTGGCAAAGTTAGCTACTTGAGGCTTTGTATCCGGTGTATTAACAGCTGAAACACCCTGCTTTTCTTTGTCTGTTAATGGACCATCAACAATCGGAGTCACGCTATCTTTTGGTGGTAAATCGCCAATCGCTTTTAGCTGGCTATCTACCGCTGTCGCAACTTTAGACTTATGTAATAAGCTTGCTATTGAATTGTCGCCTTCCGCGTCGGCTTTTGAATCATCGGTTTGTGCAACGTCTGTCATCGGTGAAGGTATAACAGGTGTAATGGTATCGATTGGGGTTGGTTTTTTATCAACAACTACTGGGCTAAAGTCATTATTTTCAATCAATTTATTAACACGTGTACTCATAGCTTGAGCCGCATTAATTTGCGAAAGCAGTGAGTTTTCTTCATCTTCTACAAGAGCAAGTTCATCGCTTTGCTCTTTAGTTACAGCTTCATTACGAATATCTGGACTTGTTTTAGATTGCTGCTCTGTAGACGTGGTAGCAGTTGCAACTTTAGCATCAGCAGTTGTGTTTTCATCACCTAATTTGGCATCTGATTTAGGCTCTTCAGAAATACTGATAGCTTTAGTTTCATCAACAAAATGAGTATCTGCATCACTTTTTGTTTGAGGGGTGGTATTTGCTTGCGCGTTTGCCGCTTCACTTGCTTCTGTAAGTGAAGTTAAAAAACTTAAGCCCGATGTTTTGTCGCTAGACTCTGAGTCTTTGCCTGAAAAACCAGTACCTTGCTCAGTTTTAACCTGCAAATTGATATCACTGATCGCCATAATTCACCTAAAACTAAAGAGGCAATTTGCCGCCGCAAGTGCCAAAATTAATGCTACTGGTTAGGTAAATGCAATTAACATGCCTAAAAAAGATAGTATTTTAGAGATGTGCGTTTTTAAGTTGACGTTGATAAAACTGATTTGAAGCGAACTCATCCAGCATTTTTTGCTCCGCTTTAGCCACTTGCATTGCTTGTTTTTCAGCTTGCTTTTCGATTAATTTCGCCACTGCTTTTGCTTTCACTTGCTGTTTTAACCACAATGCTTTGCGCTGCGTAACAACCTGTTTTGCAGTATTCACTGTGCTGGCTTGCTGGCGTATCGCTTCTTCAATTTTTGCGATAAAGGCATGATATTGACTAAACCCAGCACTAGACAAACCAGAGCGACCTTTCAAATGCAATTGCTGAGAATACTCCATGCGAAAGTTATTCAGCCCTTGCAGTTTTTGTTGATTACTTTGTAAGTGCTGCTGGGCTTTTAAATAATCCATGCGTAAAGATTCTTCTTTATCGCTCTCAAGCTTTAGCAATAAATCAAGTTTACTTTGAGCCATTAACCTTGTCCTAATAACTGCGCAAGACCTTGTAGACCATCATCATAACTGATCACATCTTTCATGCCTTGCTGAAGGAATTGATTCACACGTGGCATCATATTAATTGCTTGGTCAAGCATAGGGTCGGTGCCTTTTTGGTACGCACCTAGTGTGATCATATCTTTGTTCTGTTGGTACATTGAATACACTTGTTTTAGCACACGAGCTTGTTGCATATGCGCTTCAGATACAACTTGTGGCATAACACGAGAAATCGATTTTTCGATATCAATAGCCGGATAATGACCACTGTCAGCTAAATCTCGAGATAAAACAATGTGGCCATCTAATATAGCGCGAGCAGAGTCAGCAATTGGATCTTGCATATCATCCCCTTCACTAAGCACAGTGAAAAACGCGGTGATTGAACCTTGCCCTTCACCACCATTACCGGCACGTTCCACCAGCGCAGGCAGTTTAGCAAATACTGAAGGCGGATACCCCTTAGTCGCAGGAGGCTCGCCAACTGCTAAGGCAATTTCACGTTGCGCCATGGCATAACGGGTAACGGAGTCAAGTAATAACAATACGTTAAGACCTTGATCGCGAAAGTATTCCGCAATGGTCACTGCACTTTCACAGCCTTTTAAACGCATTAATGGTGAAGCATCCGCAGGAGCTGCAACCACCACTGAGCGCTTACGCCCTTCAACACCTAAAATTTCTTCAATGAACTCTTTTACCTCACGACCACGTTCACCCACAAGACCTACCACAATTACATCTGCTTCAGAGCCGCGAGTCATCATACCCAGTAATACTGATTTACCGACACCAGAGCCTGCAAACAGACCCATACGCTGTCCTTGACCTACGGTAATAACGGAGTTGATGGCTCTTACACCTACATCCATCGGTTGACTAATTGGTCGTCTTGCAAGAGGGTTAATTGAGTTTTGCGCAAACTTTAAGTGATGCTCAGCATTAATGGCACCTAAGCCATCAAGTGGCCGACCTAGGCCATCCACTACGCGGCCAAGTAAACTCATGCCAACAGGCAACCCTGTTTCGTTTAGTTTTGGGATAACTCGTGCACCAGGCAATACGCCAGAGATATGATCATTTGGCATTAAGTAAAGTGTTTGGTCATTGAAACCAACGACTTCAGCATCAACAAAGCCGTTAATGGTTTCAATTTTACATTGACTGCCAACAGGTGCTCTAAGCCCTTTTGCTTCTAGCGTTAAACCAACGACACGCGTCAAAATACCGGCAACAGCTGGTTTTGGGGCCTTGATATTTTTTTCATAGCGCTGTAAGCGTTCGCTAAGTGTCATTGATTGAGCACTCATAATAAGCCTAAAAAGTGTTAGATACCACTGCTATGCAAAAAGTTTTCCAACGTTTCTTTGACGCGGGTTTTTATTGTCATGTCGAGGGATGATTGCGGGGTTTTAATTTCGCAGCCACCCCGTTCTAAAGTCGGTTCTGCAACTAACTGCCAATGGTTATCTGCGATAGTTTGTTCGCCATAACTTTCGGTAATTAAAGTAATATCATCAGGATGTAAGTGAATACGTACTTTCGCTTGCTCTTCACCTAACGCATCAATAGCTTGCTTCAAAGCATGTAAAATGACTTCTGGTGAGGTTTTAATTTCTTGGTAAACTAAAACTTCAGTTAACATCACAGCTAACTGCACTAACTGCTTTTCGGCACTTTCATCGACTTTAGATAATGGTTGAGAAAGGCTATCAAGTAAGCTTCTTAAGTTGGTCAGCTGCTCTTCTAAAATTGGCTTTATTTCTTCTTGGCCTTGCTCCTTACCAAGCTCAACACCTTCTTTAAAGCCAGCTTCTTTTCCCTCATGTGCGCCTTTTTCAAAACCATCTATATAGCCTTGCTCATGGCCTTGCTTTAGCCCTTCTTCATAGGCGTCTTGACGGATTTTTTCAAGCTCAGCCATGGTCAATGACGGAATTTCAGGCTCTTCTGGCTGCTGTTCGGCCTGCTGCTTTTGCTGCTCTTTACGATATAAGTCAGCTAAAGGCGTGCCATACGCCGTTGAGCGTCCGGCGAGTTTTGTTGTATCTTGCGTCACTTCAGGAATTGGCCAGTTTTCCAATAATTCATCGGCTGCTTCACTGGCATGCACTGGGCGTCCTGTATGAAATGAAGACGTACTCATGGCTTACAGGAACTCCTCACCACCACCGCCACCAAGCATAATTTCGCCTGAGTCAGCTAAACGACGTGCCGTAGAAAGAATTTCTTTCTGTGCCGCTTCTACTTCACTAATACGAACAGGGCCCATTGCCTCAAGATCATCAGCGAGTAATTCAGCAGCACGTTTAGACATGTTACTTAAAATCTTCTCTTTTAATGCTTCGTCAGTACCTTTAATTGCTTTCATTAATACATCTTGCTGTACTTCACGAAGGATCGCTTGAATACCACGGTCTTCAACATCCATTAAGTTCTCAAAGACAAACATAAGGTCTTGGATTTGCTGTGACATCTCTTCATCGTGTTCACGGATTGAATCCATTAACTGACCTTCAACATTGGTATCTAGGTAGTTCATGATATCAGCAGCCGCTTTCAAGCCCCCCATTTTCGCAGCTTGCGCACCAGCTTGACCTGCGAACTGTTTCTCCATGATTTCATTCAACTCTTGCAATGCTGCTGGTTGAACTTCTTCAAGGTTAGCAATACGCATGGTTAAATCTAAGCGCACTTTTTCTGGGAATTGCGACAAGATTTCCGCTGATTGCTCTGGCTCTAAATAGGATAAAACAATGGTTTGAATTTGCGGGTGCTCGTTGCGAATGATATTCGCCACTTGCTTTGAATCCATCCACTTCAATGAATCAAGACCTTTCGCTCCTGAGCCCATAACAATTTGGTCAATAAGGCTGGCTGCCTTGTCTTCACCAAGCGCTGCTGTAAGGGCTTTTTTGATAAAGTCTTCAGACTGGAAGCCAATGGTACTGAAGCTTTGAATTTGCTCAATAAACAAATTATGAACTGCGCTAATTTTCGCTTGCGATAAATCATCTAGCGCAGCCATTGCCATACCCACTTTTTGCACTTGCTTTGGCTCTAAGTGCTTAAGGATTTGCGCAGCATCTTCTTCTGATAAGCTCAGCAATAAGATTGCCGCCTTATCCACACCGTCTAATTTATCAACATCAAACGCCGGTGGTAGTTGTTTTTGTTCTTGATCAGTCATCTTCTGTTAACCACGCTTTCACTACTTGAGAAGACAGTTCTGGTTCATTTGCAACCAATGCACGAACTGCTTTGAGTAAATCTTCATCGCCATGTAAGTCTGGCAGCTGTAGTGTACCATCACTTGAGAATCCTACAGCAGCAGAGTCAAAGTCTTTATTTAGCATATCTAGCGTGCTATCACCAATATCTACACCGGCACTTAATGCATCTTCATCGTATTCTTCTAGTGTATCGTCTGGGTAAATTAGACGTTTCAGCATAGGTCTTACTACAAAGACAATCAGTACGATGATAACCAGTGCACCTAATGCTAAGCGTAGCATCTTCATGAACCAATCTTGCTCCCAAAGTGGAACTTCAATCGCTTCACCAGCATCTTCACGAACAAATGGCACTGTGACAACCTCAAGTGCATCACCACGCTGCATATCAAAACCAACACCGCCTTGTAATAAACGACGAATATTTGACAATGCTTCTACAGAGCGAGGAACCATGGTTGTTTCACCATTTTCACCCACCTGCGGTACATAATCAACGGCAACTGAAACACTGATACGACGAATAACACCGGTTTGCTGACGCTTATGCGAAATTGTTGTATCAAGCTCATAGTTACGTGTTGCTTCTTTATGCGAACGACTTGGGTTCGTTGCTGAGCCTGCTCCACCTTGGCCTGCAATTTCTGGAATATTAGAGTTAACTGGCGGCTGATTCGTTAGCGCACCAGGAATGCCCACTGCAAGACCACCGATGTTGTTTTCTTCGAACGTGGTTTCACTGCGCACTGCTGGTAAGTCTGGGTTATAACGTTTTTGTGTTTCTTCGACTGCACTAAAATCCATGTTTAAATCGACTTGCGCGGTATAGTTACCTAAGCCTACAACTGGAATAAGGATGCTATCGATTTTATTTAAGTACTCTTCTTCACGCTTACGTTCAATCTCATACTCTTTACGAGAGCGAGCAGCAAGTGAGTTTTGTGAACCTGAATTAAGTAAGCGACCATTTTGATCGGTAACAGTAACACGCTCTGGCGATAAACCTTGGACTGCTGAGGCAACAATATCAACTACTGAGTCAACTTCTTCACCGTCAAGTGTACGACCGCGTTTTAAGGTAAGCACTACCGTCGCTGAAGGTTGTTTTTCACGACGAGCAAATACGTTTTCTTTTGGAATAGCTAAAAGTACTTTGGCGCGAGTAACATTTTTTAGCTCTTCGATGGTACGTGCAAGCTGTTGCTCACGACCATGTTTTAAACGTTCACGTTCAAGGCGTTGGCTAACACCAAACCCCATGTCTTGCATGATGATGTCAGTACCTGAGCTTGGCGCTTGCTCCAGGCCTTCACGAGCCATCAATAATTTAATGTTTTGGTATTCACCTTCTTCAACAGAGATGACGTTACCATCAAGTTCGTAATCAATCTTTTGAGCGTCTAAAAAGTCCAGCGTTTGAATAAGCTCTTCCGTTGGCATTTTGCCAAGCGGACGCATATCTGGTTGACGAGCCCAAATAATAATAAAAATTGCGATAGCCAAACAGATTGCCAAAGCGATCACTAAAGTAACCTGGCGTAAAACATCTACACCGTTTAAGGCACTTAGGTAGCCTGACTTTTGCTCTTGTTGATCATCAGTATCGGTTGAGTCGATACCGCCGCCTGCTAAGGCTAGATCAGTTGATTGATTAGATTGCGCCACAATAATTCTCCACTACCTAGTTACACAGGCATGTTCATGATTTCTTTATAAGCTTCAACAAGTTTATTTCGAACTTGCACCGTAGCTTCAAAAGCGACTGATGATTTTTGCGAAGCAATCATTACGTCAGCTAAAGAAACACTGCGATCGCCCATTTCCACTGCTGTTACTTTTTGCTTAGCGTCTTTTTGTAAGCCATTCACTGTATCAAGTGCATTGGTAAGTAAATCACCAAACTGTGCCGACGATGTTGGCTGAGTTTGTGTTGGTAAATTATTAATTGAGTTACTACGGCCTACTTCTGAAGCC
Above is a window of Pseudoalteromonas shioyasakiensis DNA encoding:
- a CDS encoding flagellar hook-length control protein FliK gives rise to the protein MAISDINLQVKTEQGTGFSGKDSESSDKTSGLSFLTSLTEASEAANAQANTTPQTKSDADTHFVDETKAISISEEPKSDAKLGDENTTADAKVATATTSTEQQSKTSPDIRNEAVTKEQSDELALVEDEENSLLSQINAAQAMSTRVNKLIENNDFSPVVVDKKPTPIDTITPVIPSPMTDVAQTDDSKADAEGDNSIASLLHKSKVATAVDSQLKAIGDLPPKDSVTPIVDGPLTDKEKQGVSAVNTPDTKPQVANFASSTQATDNKETTVDVDALLNSAQKQAVNSDATKTSEGKELGANETSKTVLNKVVADLNSDAQVDTKTAEVNSKQTQSYTDKTAANFSAEQSIAKNIEAGTAKMADKPADAAAKIDQAVTEKPVLDKPVTDKSIVSLLAKVQSGDGQAVSEFAKGLSLTSEQQKQLEQQINQLKADNKLGADEVATIKLLLTDVNSSKPTTQAAQSPVSQLAVEQDIAEESQAKQDAKLADNKALDNKLPTGVEKQITALTKDEQQALLNKVNTQLQTLTPGTAQYEKLAAAQTVLTEAINAPATASTAMPVTAATVNVENNKAKQNNTAQITADVTKVVASEEVTTELDTKINTERTQETVTVRVAQLFTQLTTQANATTQPGAYEMAHQQYEQALDVQTMHTQTTAQTQTQSKSVNVDPGVMQAINIIKSDAAKMLQERVSALLNINNKEAEIRLDPPEMGSMQIRIRSDAEQAQINFVVQNQQAKEALEQSMPRLREMLAQQGIELGESSIQQGNPEQQQEQSGQGQLAGNQQAEEQQPEVTAQSAETSRQQSSSSIDYYA
- the fliJ gene encoding flagellar export protein FliJ → MAQSKLDLLLKLESDKEESLRMDYLKAQQHLQSNQQKLQGLNNFRMEYSQQLHLKGRSGLSSAGFSQYHAFIAKIEEAIRQQASTVNTAKQVVTQRKALWLKQQVKAKAVAKLIEKQAEKQAMQVAKAEQKMLDEFASNQFYQRQLKNAHL
- the fliI gene encoding flagellar protein export ATPase FliI, coding for MSAQSMTLSERLQRYEKNIKAPKPAVAGILTRVVGLTLEAKGLRAPVGSQCKIETINGFVDAEVVGFNDQTLYLMPNDHISGVLPGARVIPKLNETGLPVGMSLLGRVVDGLGRPLDGLGAINAEHHLKFAQNSINPLARRPISQPMDVGVRAINSVITVGQGQRMGLFAGSGVGKSVLLGMMTRGSEADVIVVGLVGERGREVKEFIEEILGVEGRKRSVVVAAPADASPLMRLKGCESAVTIAEYFRDQGLNVLLLLDSVTRYAMAQREIALAVGEPPATKGYPPSVFAKLPALVERAGNGGEGQGSITAFFTVLSEGDDMQDPIADSARAILDGHIVLSRDLADSGHYPAIDIEKSISRVMPQVVSEAHMQQARVLKQVYSMYQQNKDMITLGAYQKGTDPMLDQAINMMPRVNQFLQQGMKDVISYDDGLQGLAQLLGQG
- the fliH gene encoding flagellar assembly protein FliH, producing the protein MSTSSFHTGRPVHASEAADELLENWPIPEVTQDTTKLAGRSTAYGTPLADLYRKEQQKQQAEQQPEEPEIPSLTMAELEKIRQDAYEEGLKQGHEQGYIDGFEKGAHEGKEAGFKEGVELGKEQGQEEIKPILEEQLTNLRSLLDSLSQPLSKVDESAEKQLVQLAVMLTEVLVYQEIKTSPEVILHALKQAIDALGEEQAKVRIHLHPDDITLITESYGEQTIADNHWQLVAEPTLERGGCEIKTPQSSLDMTIKTRVKETLENFLHSSGI
- the fliG gene encoding flagellar motor switch protein FliG; translated protein: MTDQEQKQLPPAFDVDKLDGVDKAAILLLSLSEEDAAQILKHLEPKQVQKVGMAMAALDDLSQAKISAVHNLFIEQIQSFSTIGFQSEDFIKKALTAALGEDKAASLIDQIVMGSGAKGLDSLKWMDSKQVANIIRNEHPQIQTIVLSYLEPEQSAEILSQFPEKVRLDLTMRIANLEEVQPAALQELNEIMEKQFAGQAGAQAAKMGGLKAAADIMNYLDTNVEGQLMDSIREHDEEMSQQIQDLMFVFENLMDVEDRGIQAILREVQQDVLMKAIKGTDEALKEKILSNMSKRAAELLADDLEAMGPVRISEVEAAQKEILSTARRLADSGEIMLGGGGGEEFL
- the fliF gene encoding flagellar basal-body MS-ring/collar protein FliF — translated: MAQSNQSTDLALAGGGIDSTDTDDQQEQKSGYLSALNGVDVLRQVTLVIALAICLAIAIFIIIWARQPDMRPLGKMPTEELIQTLDFLDAQKIDYELDGNVISVEEGEYQNIKLLMAREGLEQAPSSGTDIIMQDMGFGVSQRLERERLKHGREQQLARTIEELKNVTRAKVLLAIPKENVFARREKQPSATVVLTLKRGRTLDGEEVDSVVDIVASAVQGLSPERVTVTDQNGRLLNSGSQNSLAARSRKEYEIERKREEEYLNKIDSILIPVVGLGNYTAQVDLNMDFSAVEETQKRYNPDLPAVRSETTFEENNIGGLAVGIPGALTNQPPVNSNIPEIAGQGGAGSATNPSRSHKEATRNYELDTTISHKRQQTGVIRRISVSVAVDYVPQVGENGETTMVPRSVEALSNIRRLLQGGVGFDMQRGDALEVVTVPFVREDAGEAIEVPLWEQDWFMKMLRLALGALVIIVLIVFVVRPMLKRLIYPDDTLEEYDEDALSAGVDIGDSTLDMLNKDFDSAAVGFSSDGTLQLPDLHGDEDLLKAVRALVANEPELSSQVVKAWLTEDD
- the fliE gene encoding flagellar hook-basal body complex protein FliE, whose amino-acid sequence is MKVQNSALFQEMQAMASEVGRSNSINNLPTQTQPTSSAQFGDLLTNALDTVNGLQKDAKQKVTAVEMGDRSVSLADVMIASQKSSVAFEATVQVRNKLVEAYKEIMNMPV